AGTTCGGGATGGGCGAGAAGCGGGTCCTGTCCGACAGCGTCGTGACCGGTCAGGGCACCATCGACGGCCGCCCCGTCTACGTCTTCTCGCAGGATTTCACCGTCTTCGGCGGCAGCCTGGGGAAGGCGCACGCCGAGAAGATCTGCAAGATCATGGATCTGGCCATGAAGAACGGACTTCCCCTCATCGGTCTCAACGACTCGGGCGGCGCCCGCATCCAGGAGGGCGTGGTGAGCCTCGGTGCCTACGCCGACATCTTCCTCCGCAACACCATGGCGTCGGGCGTCATCCCGCAGATCTCGGCCATCATGGGCCCCTGCGCCGGTGGCGCGGTCTATTCGCCGGCCATCACCGATTTCATTTATATGGTGAAAAACACCAGCCAGATGTTTATTACCGGTCCGCAAGTCATCAAGACCGTGACCGG
Above is a window of Acidobacteriota bacterium DNA encoding:
- a CDS encoding methylmalonyl-CoA carboxyltransferase, whose translation is MSTPEKIERLRAMRETARQGGGRDRIDAQHAKGKMTARERIDALLDKGTFVELDMFVTHRSHEFGMGEKRVLSDSVVTGQGTIDGRPVYVFSQDFTVFGGSLGKAHAEKICKIMDLAMKNGLPLIGLNDSGGARIQEGVVSLGAYADIFLRNTMASGVIPQISAIMGPCAGGAVYSPAITDFIYMVKNTSQMFITGPQVIKTVTG